The Miscanthus floridulus cultivar M001 chromosome 17, ASM1932011v1, whole genome shotgun sequence genome has a window encoding:
- the LOC136516995 gene encoding transcription factor MTB1-like — MKTEIEEVSIGQFWTEEDKTLCSSVLGSDAFTYLTKCGGAISEGLVAASVLADLQNKLQNLVEADDQSIRWDYAIFWQLSRTKSGAIVLGWGDGSCCEPHDSEIGFATSMSVGDASLVTRQKMRKRVLQRLHTAFAGADEEDYAPGIDQVTNTEIFFLASMYFAFPRHVGGPGKVFGAGAPLWIPNNKHNVSPANYCYRGFLANAAGFKTIVLVPFKAGVLEVGSMQNVPESAEALQTMRSMFLGTCSNRIAIEKHEDNSSVQISPGLTKIFGKDLSISQPSDSKGADPSKVDESSMIAQKSGGGGSRLLPNLRKGLQNFSWSQSRGLNSDQQKFGNGILVETSKTANCSNGASHSTTVSAFQLQNPQQILAQQASQPRGPMQIDFRVGSGSKFGVSISQKAMLDVGKGNASDLFNEEREGRQPRKRERKPTNGREEPPLSHVEAERQRREKLNKRFCALRAIVPNISKMDKASILEDAVMHISDLKKKLEKLEAERDRLPEQTPGPEVDIQVVQGEILVRAVSQIENHPIQKVLQAFEDAEVKVGESKVTANNGTVVHSFVIKSPGSEQHTRKKLLASISNATSSV, encoded by the coding sequence ATGAAGACAGAGATAGAAGAGGTAAGCATTGGACAGTTCTGGACTGAGGAAGACAAAACCCTCTGTTCCTCCGTGCTGGGCTCGGATGCCTTCACATATCTGACAAAATGTGGTGGTGCCATATCTGAAGGTCTTGTAGCAGCATCTGTGTTGGCAGATTTGCAAAATAAACTCCAGAACCTAGTTGAGGCTGATGATCAGAGCATTCGTTGGGATTATGCCATCTTCTGGCAGCTCTCCCGCACAAAATCTGGTGCTATTGTCCTTGGCTGGGGTGATGGATCTTGCTGTGAACCCCATGATAGTGAGATTGGCTTTGCTACATCTATGAGTGTTGGTGATGCATCTTTGGTGACCAGACAGAAGATGCGGAAGCGGGTGCTGCAGAGGTTGCACACAGCATTTGCTGGGGCTGATGAGGAGGATTATGCTCCTGGAATTGACCAGGTCACTAACACTGAAATATTCTTTCTAGCATCTATGTATTTTGCATTTCCACGTCACGTTGGTGGTCCTGGGAAAGTTTTTGGTGCAGGGGCACCCCTTTGGATTCCAAACAATAAGCACAATGTTTCCCCAGCAAATTATTGTTACCGGGGATTCCTTGCAAATGCAGCGGGATTCAAGACCATTGTGCTAGTACCATTCAAAGCTGGTGTACTTGAGGTAGGTTCAATGCAGAATGTACCAGAGAGTGCTGAAGCTCTGCAAACTATGAGGTCAATGTTTCTTGGGACATGCAGTAACAGGATAGCAATTGAGAAGCATGAGGATAATAGTTCTGTTCAGATATCGCCAGGTTTGACGAAGATTTTTGGGAAGGATTTGAGTATCAGCCAACCTTCAGACAGCAAAGGAGCTGATCCATCAAAGGTGGATGAAAGTTCAATGATTGCACAGAAgagtggtggtggtgggagcAGGTTGCTACCTAATCTCCGGAAAGGTTTGCAGAATTTCTCATGGAGTCAGTCTCGAGGCCTGAATTCTGATCAGCAGAAGTTTGGCAATGGTATCTTAGTTGAGACAAGCAAGACTGCAAATTGCAGCAATGGAGCTTCTCATAGCACCACAGTGAGCGCATTTCAGCTTCAGAATCCACAGCAGATCTTGGCCCAACAAGCATCTCAGCCCCGGGGTCCAATGCAAATAGATTTTCGTGTAGGGTCCGGTTCCAAGTTTGGTGTTTCGATTTCTCAAAAAGCCATGTTGGATGTGGGGAAGGGCAATGCGAGTGACTTGTTCAATGAGGAAAGGGAGGGTCGACAGCCAAGGAAGAgggaaaggaaaccaacaaatGGGAGGGAGGAACCACCGCTTAGCCATGTTGAGGCTGAGCGTCAGAGAAGGGAAAAGCTCAACAAGCGATTCTGTGCTCTGAGAGCTATTGTGCCCAACATCTCAAAAATGGACAAGGCATCCATTCTGGAAGATGCTGTAATGCATATCAGTGATCTCAAGAAGAAactggaaaagttggaggcagaGCGGGATCGACTTCCAGAGCAAACACCTGGGCCAGAAGTGGACATCCAGGTGGTGCAAGGTGAGATTCTTGTTCGAGCGGTATCTCAGATTGAAAACCATCCAATACAAAAGGTGCTCCAAGCATTTGAAGATGCAGAGGTCAAAGTAGGTGAGTCGAAGGTCACAGCCAACAATGGGACAGTTGTGCATTCCTTTGTTATCAAGTCCCCTGGCTCTGAACAGCATACACGAAAGAAATTGCTTGCCTCTATTTCTAATGCAACTAGCTCTGTATAG